A genomic stretch from Diprion similis isolate iyDipSimi1 chromosome 1, iyDipSimi1.1, whole genome shotgun sequence includes:
- the LOC124408610 gene encoding uncharacterized protein LOC124408610 isoform X2 — protein sequence MGEDTRRSRFTKLLPAFFFIFLAVLVVQARALQDESLTENNHLANAARVQRDLDGHFEESTSAKLSASQITVDQIDDGIHDDEDHDNDEEVDISREMKFPLPNVKDVEDGANTKLLSRQSKRVLVRIPISRGEGSHKVTVVRRRPLTPLSGAQQAPPAPRRVIVTRIRMPSRARMPKYETQSRNLESESEYDEQLTPRHKVTVTRRRKILPASSEKELIKSRVTRKKLVNVRPVLLPTPTPTATPTLAIITTGFYEAAVSSEEYSDVETDDDNSDYDDGISESEYSQYQTKNYELSTPTPSLDDALDTVGNGLNEDVNDVIESVAPAAPTSTEAPVILTDHFFLPSEDEEDYDDIVIDEESRSLETEEDTVLSTEKPTTPMELENSDPSSNVSVQESPMDTLLSGEGPVTAQSASVDHNTATVDKQPESKPASTSSLQSNLLGESSAYPKIIIESSEALTGSFASTIAPSSDPTRIVTSISPAVIEETSTGLSVPYVAVPSASSISETSPIRVDETSALDFESIASVYYSETVVTSTRLRTYTYVVTKLNGLETEVTSSTAVKPKVTTLTLTVPVTATLPNAAVATSSAASLLSAQWTPPSPATSMPTPPKPIDPPSPVYSPDIIDDDETAKVEPEDEQGRRFNLATRIMSNGVEVIVAGSTPAPALRWETASPPATLTLSDAMVMLMPKDKPQEFVTKTCATTFTYITTLSDQGGSTRTSTQQEVVYNTATVERHSPADSTASSIGLSLEASPSLGTEVFETTYAYHELPVDNRGSTVIRNTVTAPQEYLDLVLEPSEAPLPETNTYLSTRTLEKTITENGKATVQALVITESARSPRPTTSIDGIAGKTTLTSAELESDVVKTYYVTYSYYSTFLEQGSTVVRTNVATSADLVTEKVLARRPTTTNTALVEETLASSETTVTPTASMTPVTPTISETTTTTAKVEPIRIFATKTYLTTFTYFTTLLQAGVNGETSTTVSSRSRIVENVVTESIAPSLLDAGYMNALLTTTRPQEESVVKPSNMNQVNNVVTGSTIIFFDEEDRVDPTSTSLTPASIATEAVAVSTATAELETRPTTPVSTGENTKIPEGNDDASAAGSGSFDSLGSFTNFGINGLSALGPVITAMAGLLQGKPTASRRNGTVDSGQDTTTQRSPIYIPVSEFADGDIETAESQNIGNQLANLNLNYIPETRHKSSVSLVKGIPISPGEVITANSDVIIGKPGKIGGPRPPQSKNPDDKHVGIRPPPPPPQVLLQSAHPHVHRPTIHHHKTQLQIFPARQVFEEHLQLPVRYGASAEPHQVQVAPKHPQRLILRTDPGHDVMVNDPLLIPPASPISSIERGKPPAYADRSPVPDPNEPEWSPERYRRPWSAKDPLKPLEIQESLASGNTQWRQNDAEEAASSSSEIHGSLGKPNSWSNHREHQLVKENHERPPWAQRDPLLPGNTVIESSLQPKAPEPTSIIRHVVPHVIDRDTGQPLLVNIQPSQVANVVIPQGGNQALIFGDTNEPHITGQYFDDPSPYPEPEVAPGFTGAQEVEHSPQYLGQGDPSEYMVPPPSPQSNFKPLPQSPGGRPLTHQERPGHGHTEILVHPGTTAVRDYNQVYRRPVAPPATSPPRRTEVETSPHRYILLGKPGDLRPVNEVLNNSQSWKLERGRKPALSQSAAQTIIQQRPSGHFGPSMSRPTLNPHGPEIYMGRPGAHPAKKPQYPSAQPPQHPSSSSQSPYRQNTKKPDTHLVPPDWSPTKNTFIREPSQTHSGSVIVNDIIVTNTETVPISSKETDVSQILHPPPFQVNSLRDSETNHDHHMDKIDPVKIGATEASAVLQSTGENVPTGAIEYHDPSTDPKARPEDTSYYPRLPTVKPEVQSFGEILPQNDEDQVPAIWMVNTQTERSSLSNDSVSSESQRVPTRGDMPPEPDTMNDSDSELNVPGNHVIAGSDDFLGSVGSITTIGGKPLEVERNLTYGQKQQKHQQQSHNTLLLNRGVPFAHRDREPAIVQGMPFRQNFYEGKRPYENPMIISGKPFGVYVDSHVNVIRPYGYNQRETQRPPIRHNIVQGVPFGYHGNQKVGLQPNTHQMVLPPRNENGEPPMSTPNPIDRGDATDLKPPPIAGVIHQQQHQVPGPFGPHRMPGTENKRPQPASAPPDIMTMPPQPSPALAPPAQPGAEKDFTTLIGNQSRPNSLGSGTYYENNSETELNLAESSYQLVQPSDTRIKTGSGFVHHSYPSHSNDVAKPRPSLATPGHDIQHLQQTNNHGKLEFSMPVEATGDDNEGSDTQTERPPSMFSGTTTTKKTLPHLTALPTNITAPPLVVETSINREDSMKISKNNSHSVTQVYPGISQNRPRPRVPYRDMMPPPLRPQIVFQGSKGGGNGNAPETEGLEPPPLPTEVVGLSPPPPKYIPLEESTTTAARPFLVELLSQDMVPPAPIFPTSSRPSQEAATERPAVAVSGSFRIASAMPTSHVTSLKDSEAEIPVVHGTVDLPAIIEMHGTSASTTPSIISPTITKSERVSIYTARPFESRPVSRLSIQPTFTLTSLRSSSTTLRPLLIDQMEPSKFSTSGVTVQQTRLPTTVSQIITSNLTTIKLSGASERPVLLQPSKETDTSSFAIEPTESLASIKPAETVAVTKSPSKIHEAPLKTSTQTKKPEIRTTTTLRTENSQYSKTSAETTRNETDRETVLYMVTRVASASSSTTRTLLRTRTLTSTTVETVTETLLQPARTTTIVSSSTVLRPTTQVPVSVPQTPSDNESIFVVMSDQTPPQPGAEEVEAEYGDEDIEATRDEQDPGGNEIHRVLAGGILGAPAFPRESTAGRCVPECKTSKAEICAEVDNDNKCVCRPGFARMFLDRPCKPIYTYTLRVGLDRVGRDPFSVYAVVLNDTTSSDYKKLTGPTEEALDRTMMQSDLRDIYRGLDVARFTSDPDTSVEFHVQLSENASDTRLKEVVRKYLVGNNYSLGGTEVYASKDLETIHAFDFNECATEEGGPHHDCSPHAACFNRQGSYQCSCREGWADLSDNLPTYPGRVCSQAPFGCAACNNKGHCVMNTNGQEVCECFPWHSGQRCQVNLKVLLIALVTTGIILLALLGVCVGLACVGRPRRRSDNRSGDRRAMISVGGNGGDTSSEGSAADLATIPHHVPHVLPAPPQTVAPAPPGKRPSGAKRTPPSFIPAAPSIPAHPRPLRGKALLARPRDSVRSNMGATPTDEQRDRSLTVMIPRAKYRSAPQSPQSPASCKPPATNLVMDERKLLSYLEDGPHPETRKSSLAGKRDSVCKEMILDPQQTARNPPTASHPPGALVSAGFQVSATVTHQADTESTLARSCGETTVETSTKILRTSDVLRGDQGSTLARSCGETTIQAPTKLLRLDLAEVGSTLARSCGETTIQPPTKMAADRRSSREPRDNASDGHTMAERDVGGTLRMPAQRPPFFDPDRASDRESNFDSL from the exons atgAGAGCCTAACCGAAAATAATCACCTAGCCAACGCCGCAAGGGTGCAAAGAGACTTGGACG GTCATTTTGAGGAATCCACAAGCGCCAAGCTTTCAGCTAGCCAAATTACCGTCGACCAGATCGACGACGGCATTCATGACGATGAAGACCACGATAATGATGAAGAGGTGGACATTTcaagagaaatgaaattccCCTTACCTAATGTCAAAGACGTCGAAGATGGAGCGAACACTAAACTCTTGAGTAGACAAAGCAAACGAGTGCTAGTTCGTATTCCGATATCTCGAGGTGAAGGAAGTCACAAGGTGACCGTCGTTCGACGCCGACCTCTTACACCACTCTCAGGAGCACAACAGGCACCACCTGCACCTCGACGGGTAATAGTTACGAGAATTAGAATGCCGAGTAGAGCGAGAATGCCAAAATACGAAACTCAAAGTCGAAATCTCGAGAGTGAGTCTGAATATGACGAACAGCTCACCCCTCGGCATAAGGTGACAGTTACCCGCCGGAGAAAGATTCTGCCCGCATCgagtgaaaaagaattgattAAATCACGAGTCACTCGAAAGAAGCTTGTTAATGTAAGACCAGTTTTATTGCCGACGCCAACGCCAACGGCAACGCCGACACTGGCGATTATCACGACTGGGTTTTATGAGGCAGCTGTTTCGAGTGAGGAATACAGTGACGTGGAGACCGATGACGATAATAGCGATTACGACGATGGCATCAGCGAGTCAGAATATAGCCAATACCAAACGAAGAATTATGAACTATCGACACCGACCCCCAGCCTCGATGACGCCTTAGATACAGTTGGAAACGGTTTAAATGAAGACGTGAATGATGTCATCGAGAGCGTAGCCCCGGCTGCGCCAACCTCAACGGAAGCTCCTGTGATCCTGACAGACCATTTCTTCCTACCATCGGAAGACGAAGAGGATTACGACGACATAGTCATCGATGAAGAATCGAGGTCTTTGGAGACTGAAGAAGATACGGTGCTCTCGACAGAGAAACCCACAACTCCGATGGAACTTGAAAACTCAGATCCCAGTTCCAATGTGTCGGTTCAGGAAAGTCCAATGGACACCCTTCTTAGCGGAGAAGGCCCTGTCACTGCACAATCTGCCAGTGTCGACCACAATACCGCGACAGTCGACAAACAGCCCGAAAGTAAACCTGCGTCCACCAGTTCCCTTCAGTCCAATTTGTTAGGAGAATCTAGTGCTTATCCCAAAATAATTATCGAATCTTCGGAAGCACTGACAGGCTCTTTTGCGTCCACGATAGCTCCTAGTTCCGACCCAACGCGAATAGTAACGTCGATCTCACCCGCGGTTATCGAGGAGACGAGCACGGGTTTGTCGGTGCCCTACGTAGCGGTCCCGTCAGCTTCCTCTATTTCTGAAACCTCTCCTATTCGCGTGGATGAAACATCAGCTCTAGATTTCGAGTCAATCGCGAGCGTTTATTATTCTGAGACGGTCGTGACTTCGACAAGATTGCGTACGTACACGTACGTAGTAACCAAGTTGAACGGACTCGAGACGGAAGTAACGTCGTCGACGGCGGTTAAACCCAAAGTGACTACCCTGACACTGACCGTACCCGTTACCGCGACGCTCCCAAACGCCGCTGTCGCGACATCTTCAGCAGCGTCTTTGCTATCGGCACAATGGACTCCACCATCTCCAGCAACTTCGATGCCAACACCGCCGAAGCCAATCGACCCCCCGTCGCCCGTGTATAGCCCCGACATAATTGACGATG ATGAGACCGCAAAAGTGGAACCTGAAGACGAGCAGGGTAGAAGGTTTAATCTAGCCACAAGGATAATGTCCAATGGCGTCGAGGTGATCGTCGCCGGGTCGACACCCGCCCCTGCCCTTAGGTGGGAGACTGCGAGCCCTCCGGCAACGTTGACTTTGTCTGATGCCATGGTGATGCTGATGCCAAAAGACAAGCCACAGGAATTTGTGACGAAGACCTGTGCGACGACTTTCACGTATATAACGACCTTGAGTGATCAAGGTGGCTCCACTAGAACTTCAACGCAGCAGGAG GTTGTTTACAACACCGCAACAGTGGAAAGACACTCGCCAGCTGATTCCACAGCTTCTTCGATTGGTCTCTCCCTCGAAGCTTCGCCCAGTCTCGGTACTGAAGTTTTCGAGACCACTTATGCGTACCACGAACTCCCCGTCGACAACCGTGGATCAACCGTAATTAGAAACACCGTAACTGCTCCGCAGGAATACCTCGATCTCGTTCTTGAGCCATCTGAGGCACCACTTCCGGAGACTAACACCTACCTGAGTACCAGAACACTGGAGAAAACGATTACGGAAAATGGAAAGGCCACGGTACAAGCG CTTGTCATCACCGAGTCAGCAAGGTCCCCGAGGCCAACGACAAGCATTGATGGAATCGCTGGTAAAACGACGCTAACATCGGCTGAATTAGAATCAGACGTTGTCAAGACCTACTACGTGACATATAGCTACTACAGTACGTTCCTGGAACAGGGCAGCACAGTGGTTCGTACGAACGTAGCGACATCCGCTGATTTGGTCACAGAGAAAGTACTTGCACGAAGACCGACAACCACTAATACAGCCTTGGTAGAGGAGACTCTCGCAAGTTCAGAAACCACTGTGACCCCTACGGCCTCAATGACTCCGGTAACCCCGACAATATCCGAAACCACCACGACCACGGCGAAAGTTGAACCAATTCGAATATTCGCTACAAAAACTTACCTCACGACGTTCACGTATTTTACGACATTGCTACAG GCTGGCGTTAATGGCGAAACCTCGACTACGGTATCGTCACGTTCTCGAATCGTGGAAAATGTTGTTACTGAATCAATTGCGCCGAGTCTTCTTGATGCCGGCTACATGAATGCTCTTTTAACGACTACACGGCCCCAAGAGGAATCTGTCGTTAAACCTAGTAACATGAATCAGGTCAATAACGTGGTTACCGGCTCTactataattttctttgacgAGGAAGATCGCGTCGATCCAACTTCAACGTCGCTTACTCCTGCCTCAATCGCAACAGAAGCAGTAGCAGTTTCCACAGCGACAGCAGAACTGGAAACACGACCGACGACGCCAGTTTCGACTGGGGAGAATACCAAG ATTCCGGAAGGAAACGACGATGCGTCTGCAGCTGGGAGCGGTTCTTTTGATTCTCTTGGATCTTTCACTAACTTCGGTATCAATGGACTATCCGCTTTAGGTCCCGTGATCACCGCAATGGCCGGTCTTCTACAGGGAAAACCAACTGCTTCACGACGAAACGGGACCGTTGATAGCGGTCAAGATACAACCACTCAGAGATCGCCCATCTACATTCCAGTATCAGAATTCGCTGACGGTGATATCGAGACTGCTGAGAGTCAAAATATTG GAAATCAATTGGCAAACCTCAATCTCAACTACATACCAGAAACACGCCACAAATCATCAGTTAGTCTCGTCAAGGGTATTCCCATCTCACCTGGTGAAGTGATAACTGCCAATAGCGATGTTATCATCGGAAAGCCGGGAAAAATCGGTGGACCCAGACCTCCACAGTCTAAAAACCCAGACGATAAGCACGTGGGGATCAGACCACCGCCACCACCGCCGCAGGTACTATTACAGTCGGCTCATCCCCACGTCCACCGACCGACTATACACCACCACAAAACCCAGCTACAGATTTTCCCAGCTCGACAAGTTTTTGAAGAACACCTCCAGCTGCCCGTCCGGTACGGAGCTTCTGCTGAACCCCATCAGGTTCAAGTAGCACCGAAGCATCCTCAACGTCTCATCCTGCGAACAGACCCTGGGCACGATGTAATGGTAAACGATCCGCTGCTTATACCACCTGCCTCGCCTATCTCCTCGATTGAACGAGGTAAACCACCGGCATACGCTGATCGCAGCCCGGTTCCCGACCCAAACGAGCCAGAGTGGAGTCCGGAACGGTACAGACGACCCTGGAGTGCCAAGGACCCGCTTAAGCCTTTGGAGATACAGGAATCCTTAGCATCTGGGAATACACAGTGGCGTCAGAACGATGCGGAGGAAGCTGCGTCATCGTCTTCTGAG ATTCACGGTTCTTTGGGTAAACCGAATTCATGGTCCAACCACCGTGAGCATCAGTTGGTGAAGGAAAATCACGAGCGACCCCCATGGGCACAAAGGGATCCTCTACTCCCAGGTAACACTGTTATCGAAAGTTCCCTGCAACCGAAAGCACCAGAACCAACGAGTATAATTCGTCACGTGGTACCGCACGTCATCGACAGAGACACTGGGCAGCCACTGCTCGTTAACATTCAACCAAGCCAAGTCGCTAACGTGGTTATTCCCCAAGGCGGAAATCAAGCGTTGATATTCGGCGACACCAACGAACCACACATAACTGGACAGTATTTTGATGATCCCTCACCTTATCCCGAACCAGAAGTAGCACCTGGTTTTACTGGGGCGCAAGAG gtGGAGCATTCACCGCAATACTTGGGCCAAGGTGATCCATCAGAGTACATGGTTCCCCCACCGTCACCACAATCCAATTTCAAACCTTTACCCCAGTCACCTGGAGGACGCCCTTTGACACACCAAGAACGCCCCGGTCACGGTCATACCGAGATCCTAGTGCACCCGGGAACAACTGCAGTGAGAGACTACAATCAAGTATATCGAAGACCAGTTGCTCCGCCAGCAACGTCTCCACCTAGGAGAACCGAGGTTGAAACTTCACCACACCGATATATTTTGCTTGGCAAGCCTGGAGATTTACGACCTGTAAATGAGGTGCTAAATAATAGTCAGAGCTGGAAATTGGAAAGAGGTCGAAAACCAGCGCTTTCTCAGTCTGCAGCGCAAACGATAATTCAGCAGCGACCATCTGGACACTTTGGACCGTCGATGAGCAGACCCACATTGAATCCTCATGGTCCTGAAATTTATATGGGAAGACCTGGGGCTCATCCTGCTAAAAAGCCGCAGTATCCATCTGCGCAGCCCCCCCAACACCCCTCTTCATCATCGCAATCTCCCTACAGACAAAACACCAAAAAACCTGACACTCATCTAGTCCCTCCAGACTGGAGTCCAACGAAGAATACATTCATCAGAGAGCCATCTCAAACTCATAGTGGTTCGGTCATCGTGAATGATATCATTGTTACTAATACGGAAACTGTTCCAATCAGCTCTAAGGAAACAGACGTTTCTCAAATACTTCATCCACCTCCG TTCCAAGTGAACTCGCTCCGAGATTCTGAAACTAACCATGACCATCACATGGACAAGATTGACCCAGTAAAAATTGGGGCTACCGAGGCTTCAGCTGTACTACAGAGCACAGGGGAAAATGTTCCAACCGGTGCAATCGAATACCACGATCCATCAACGGACCCGAAAGCGAGGCCTGAAGATACTTCGTATTATCCACGCCTGCCAACAGTGAAACCTGAAGTTCAGAGTTTCGGGGAAATCTTACCTCAAAATGACGAAGATCAGGTGCCTGCAATCTGGATGGTAAATACCCAGACAGAGCGATCCTCGTTGTCCAACGATTCTGTGAGCAGCGAGTCTCAGCGAGTGCCGACTCGGGGTGACATGCCCCCTGAACCAGACACTATGAACGATTCTGACTCTGAGCTGAATGTTCCTGGGAACCATGTCATTGCGGGAAGCGACGACTTTTTGGGAAGCGTAGGCTCTATAACTACTATCGGCGGAAAACCTCTTGAGGTGGAGCGAAATCTTACTTATGGACAAAAGCAACAAAAACATCAACAACAAAGTCATAATACTTTGTTACTAAATAGAGGGGTGCCTTTCGCCCATCGTGATCGCGAACCAGCCATCGTACAGGGAATGCCCTTCCGACAGAATTTTTACGAAGGTAAAAGACCTTACGAGAATCCAATGATCATATCGGGAAAACCATTTGGCGTCTACGTTGACAGCCACGTCAATGTGATCAGACCGTACGGCTACAACCAGCGAGAAACCCAACGACCACCGATCAGACACAATATCGTCCAAGGTGTTCCATTCGGCTATCACGGCAACCAGAAAGTCGGGCTACAACCGAACACGCATCAGATGGTGCTTCCACCACGAAATGAGAATGGCGAACCTCCAATGTCAACCCCAAACCCCATAGACCGTGGTGACGCAACGGATCTGAAGCCCCCTCCCATCGCAGGCGTTATTCATCAGCAACAGCACCAAGTTCCAGGGCCGTTTGGGCCGCATCGTATGCCCGGGACAGAAAACAAACGTCCCCAACCAGCCTCTGCACCGCCAGACATAATGACAATGCCTCCTCAACCTTCACCAGCACTAGCACCGCCCGCTCAACCAGGTGCAGAAAAAGACTTTACCACGCTGATTGGAAATCAATCGCGTCCAAATTCGCTGGGATCTGGAACTTATTAcgaaaataattctgaaacTGAGCTTAATTTGGCTGAGTCATCGTACCAACTGGTGCAACCCTCTGATACCAGGATCAAAACGGGATCTGGATTTGTTCACCACAGTTACCCTAGCCATTCAAATGACGTAGCGAAACCAAGGCCCTCGCTGGCTACTCCGGGACACGACATTCAGCATTTGCAACAGACCAATAATCACGGAAAGCTGGAATTCTCCATGCCGGTGGAAGCAACGGGTGATGATAACGAAGGCAGTGATACGCAGACGGAAAGACCGCCTAGCATGTTCTCAGGGACGACAACGACCAAGAAGACGCTACCACATTTGACAGCCTTGCCAACAAATATCACCGCTCCGCCACTCGTTGTAGaaacttcgattaatcgagaaGACTCGATGAAGATCAGCAAGAACAATAGTCACTCGGTGACACAAGTGTATCCGGGGATTTCACAGAACAGACCAAGGCCAAGGGTTCCATATCGAGATATGATGCCACCTCCTCTGAGGCCGCAAATCGTCTTCCAAGGCAGCAAAGGTGGTGGGAACGGGAATGCTCCTGAAACCGAAGGACTCGAGCCACCACCATTACCCACGGAAGTTGTGGGACTATCGCCACCACCTCCGAAGTATATTCCCCTCGAAGAATCCACCACCACTGCAGCACGGCCTTTCCTAGTTGAACTGTTATCACAG GACATGGTTCCTCCAGCACCAATTTTCCCGACTTCGTCACGCCCCTCACAAGAAGCGGCAACCGAACGACCAGCAGTCGCTGTTTCAGGCTCTTTCCGCATCGCGTCAGCCATGCCCACGTCACACGTTACTTCACTAAAAGACTCTGAAGCAGAGATTCCCGTCGTTCACGGAACTGTCGACTTGCCTGCAATTATCGAGATGCATGGAACTTCAGCATCTACCACACCTTCGATAATTTCACCGACGATAACTAAATCAGAACGTGTCAGCATCTACACAGCAAGGCCGTTCGAGTCAAGACCAGTATCCAG ATTGTCAATTCAACCAACATTCACCTTAACGAGTCTACGGTCATCCAGTACGACTCTGCGACCACTTCTTATCGATCAGATGGAACCAAGCAAATTCTCGACTTCCGGCGTAACAGTACAACAAACTAGGTTACCGACCACGGTGTCTCAAATAATCACAAGTAATCTTACAACTATAAAACTTTCTGGAGCATCAGAAAGGCCAGTTCTACTTCAGCCCAGCAAAGAGACCGATACATCATCGTTCGCAATTGAGCCAACTGAGTCCCTCGCAAGTATAAAGCCGGCCGAAACCGTCGCAGTAACAAAATCTCCGTCAAAGATCCACGAGGCACCTTTGAAAACTTCAACACAAACCAAAAAGCCTGAAATTCGAACTACTACAACCCTGCGGACCGAAAACTCTCAATACAGTAAAACAAGCGCAGAG ACAACCCGTAACGAGACGGACCGAGAAACCGTATTATACATGGTGACCAGAGTCGCGTCGGCATCATCATCAACGACAAGGACACTCTTGCGAACACGCACCCTCACCTCGACCACGGTCGAGACTGTAACGGAAACACTACTGCAGCCAGCACGCACGACAACCATCGTATCCTCCTCCACTGTTCTGCGACCAACGACTCAAGTTCCAGTTTCGGTACCTCAGACACCATCAGACAACGAGTCGATATTCGTCGTGATGAGCGATCAGACACCTCCCCAGCCCGGAGCGGAGGAG GTGGAAGCTGAATATGGAGATGAGGACATCGAAGCTACCAGAGACGAGCAGGACCCGGGTGGCAATGAAATCCATCGAGTATTAGCAGGCGGTATCCTTGGAGCACCAGCCTTTCCACGTGAATCAACCGCAGGTCGATGTGTGCCAGAATGCAAAACCTCAAAGGCGGAGATCTGCGCCGAAGTCGACAACGATAATAAATGTGTGTGCCGACCAGGATTCGCCCGAATGTTCCTTGACCGTCCTTGCAAGC CAATCTATACGTACACCCTGCGTGTCGGACTCGACCGCGTTGGCAGAGATCCGTTTTCGGTGTACGCCGTCGTATTGAATGACACAACGTCAagtgattacaaaaaattgactGGCCCTACGGAAGAGGCTCTGGACCGTACGATGATGCAGAGTGACCTGAGGGACATCTACAGAGGACTGGACGTCGCCCGGTTCACATCAGACCCGGATACGAGCGTCGAGTTCCACGTTCAACTCAGCGAGAATGCGAGCGATACGCGACTCAAGGAAGTTGTCCGGAAATACCTTGTTGGCAACAACTACAGCCTCGGAGGAACGGAGGTTTATGCATCCAAGGATCTTGAAACG ATCCATGCCTTCGACTTCAACGAATGCGCTACCGAGGAAGGCGGACCTCATCATGACTGTTCACCTCATGCAGCATGCTTCAACCGTCAAGGATCCTATCAGTGTTCATGTCGCGAGGGTTGGGCTGATCTTTCTGATAACCTGCCGACCTATCCCGGAAGAGTCTGTTCTCAGGCGCCGTTTGGATGTGCCGCTTGCAATAACAAGGGACACTGCGTGATGAACACCAACGGTCAGGAAGTCTGCGAGTGTTTCCCATGGCACAGCGGACAACGCTGCCAGGTCAACCTCAAAG TCCTTTTGATCGCCTTGGTAACCACTGGCATCATCTTGCTGGCACTTCTGGGTGTGTGTGTCGGCCTCGCTTGTGTTGGAAGACCACGGCGAAGATCTGACAACCGTTCCGGAGATCGCCGAGCGATGATATCGGTGGGAGGTAACGGGGGTGACACCAGCAGCGAAGGAAGCGCGGCTGATTTGGCGACGATTCCGCACCACGTACCACACGTCCTTCCTGCGCCGCCGCAAACTGTTGCACCAGCTCCCCCGGGAAAGCGACCATCAGGAGCAAAGCGAACACCTCCAAGTTTCATCCCCGCCGCTCCCAGCATCCCTGCACATCCTCGACCCCTTCGAGGCAAAGCGCTTCTCGCTCGTCCTCGCGACAGTGTGAGATCTAACATGGGCGCCACACCAACCGACGAACAACGAGACAGGTCTTTGACCGTGATGATACCCCGGGCCAAGTACCGTTCGGCACCCCAATCACCGCAGTCTCCTGCCAGCTGCAAGCCTCCGGCAACCAACCTCGTCATGGACGAACGCAAGCTCCTCAGCTACTTGGAGGACGGGCCTCATCCCGAGACGAGAAAATCGAGCCTAGCAGGAAAAAGGGACTCCGTTTGCAAGGAGATGATCCTGGACCCCCAGCAAACGGCTCGAAATCCACCTACGGCGAGCCATCCACCTGGCGCTCTTGTCAGTGCTGGTTTCCAG GTTTCCGCGACGGTGACTCACCAGGCGGACACTGAATCAACGCTAGCACGTTCATGCGGCGAAACGACGGTAGAAACGTCGACAAAGATTCTGCGAACGAGTGACGTTCTACGGGGTGACCAGGGTTCGACCTTGGCGAGGTCCTGCGGCGAGACAACTATCCAAGCACCGACGAAACTGCTTCGGCTGGACCTTGCAGAGGTCGGTTCCACCCTGGCAAGATCGTGCGGCGAAACAACGATCCAGCCCCCAACGAAGATGGCTGCGGACCGACGAAGCAGCAGGGAACCCAGAGACAATGCGAGCGACGGACACACCATGGCAGAGCGAGACGTTGGTGGCACTCTTAGGATGCCGGCACAGAGGCCGCCGTTCTTTGATCCGGACCGG GCCAGCGACAGGGAGTCAAACTTTGACTCGCTGTAA